Genomic window (Culex pipiens pallens isolate TS chromosome 3, TS_CPP_V2, whole genome shotgun sequence):
TCTGGGCGATGTGCGAAATGGGCAGGTTCGTGCCAAAGACGTTCGTCGGTCCGTTAGTGGCCATTTCATCGAGCTTCTTCAGCTGGGAAATCTTGAAAATAGCCGACGGTTTGGTGTTGGAAATGTAGCCTAGAAGTTGCCAGCAGGGAGGGGCGTTCGGATCCGGCCAActgaaataaactttaaaaaacaaatttcacttcTAAGTcaagaaaataatagaaatccTTTTAACCAACCTGCGCCGGCCATCCCGTCTGGAAACGGAACCGTTCCCGTAAGGAACACCACGACATGGTTGACGTTGTCCGCCTCGGGGATGTTTATCAGGAATTGTGAGTCGGTTATTTGTTGGAAATCGGTTTGCACCTGTGGAAAGTCgtgcaaaaaagtacataaatcgGAAATTGCAACGGCACATGCTATTTCTTTTTACTCACCAGCCGACCAGAAACGATTACCCCTAAAGCGTTCAACATGTTTAAATGTAGATATGTTCAAATAACACTCTAATTATCGTTACAAACACCAGATCaagttgtttcaatagtttgttttgaaagattgTTGCAGAAAttagtttgatttcagctgcATCGAAAGGAAATGTTTACAAATCAATGTGACATTTGTGTGCGCTAAGTTAGCCtaccaaaatataaaattgaattgggcgtcatccataaagtatgtcacgcaaaaatcggccaaaatttacccccccccccccctccccctatgtcaaactttgtgacccCCCTCCCCTtgttttcgttggaatttttttagtttttatttctttatttctttaaactctcataattttggtatttttgccatttttaaaatgaaaataattataagttgtcaaattattatttttttaagaaaaatcattgcaatataaaaaaacagctttgtacctttcaaaaattataggacctggtataacattcaagtattaataatcttgaaaactgtttttcacagctaATAAGTTCAAACGCTAGTTCAAACGTGACACCATCCCAACAGACCCCAAGGCCTTAGCGTTAAACATCGGGTGCAGTTTTGTTaaacaaaatgcagagatttatTGTTATTTCATTTGTTCAACTATTACTACATAGTATATTGCAGATTGcagcgatttttagacaatcgtgcaacttgtggaaagctctatccagctttttaagcgaaaatggcgttcgaatggtgaacgcccgaaatgtcaaaatcacgcagtggtaccaacattacgaaaaaagtgtgccatggcatgacagccgcatttttttttctaatgttggtgctcttgcgcgattttgacatttcggacgttcaacattcgaacgccatcttcgcttaaaaacctggatacaaaagtgcacacctcaaactacagcagaaaaaaaactgtctaagacacacaccctagttcgaaactgttctaaagtgttcgaaagcaacaaagctcagtcgagacacgcaccactctaggcgagcgggggggggggggagggagaaggggtaggatttcaagtgtgcaaatatttggtgtgcagttatgatttgcaagggtggagaatttggtgcaaagtgtgcaatatgTATTTTTATTAACGGTGCGTTTCATTTATTCATAACTGTTATACgaattgaaaacttaaaatataagtcatacaatattttgagttttcaaTTTGTACAACCGTTATGTATAAATTTAACCACCGTTAACTCgtcaactcgtctctttgtattcatagatGTATTTATTGCCACCTAATGACTAGAGCTGTTGTTTCAAATGTCTTTATTTTTGTGCGTGTAGCTGGAAAGGATCGGGACTCGGGAGAGTATAAACTAAAGTACACGCACGtttaaaatcactcagttttcgtcaaaactgaACCTaatcagaaatgagtaaagggggcatctgtcagatttgagtgaatttcactcagaattccacgaaaactgagtgatattCACCCGGATCcgagtgaaattcactcaaatctgacagatgccccctttactcatttctgagtaggttcggttttgacggaaactgagtgattttgaacgtgCGTGTAGGATgtaaagtaccgtcatcagaggtgacattgggtctagggggtgagattgggtcatacaaaaatgctgaaatctcaccccccagacccaatgttgaCGGTTGTAACATTAACAATGATCATGTGTAACAATGGTTTACTATGATTTATGCTAAATACCACATCTCTTtcttgtttaaaattaatttgaaataatttacatACCtacttgaacatatttttttttgtttgatcctCTTCAACATATCATTCATAATCAGTTAAACAACATTGTCTCAAAGTTACCAATTGCGTTGCTtgagtaaacatttttaatctatttttttctatgcttgattccttttttttcttctttccttctaaaataaataatattttgggataactttttttttactatgaaaTGCTGAACACAATAAGAAACTATAGATAAGAATGTTTTATCAATCATTTCAATCTTACTGCCTTTTTACATCAATATTTtcctttccgaaaaaaaaataacttcatctTTACTAAATATGTAAAGTAAACTGAAACTTCATTTAAACTGAATTTTGATCTGTATACACCATATTTTTAATTGAGTTCCAACGACGTCTAATTTATTAACGACTCAACATGACCAATCGACGGATTGATCTGGCACGGTGAACATGGATTTCCCCCGATTTCCTTTGTTAGATCGCAGTCTAGACAAATTAGATTGAACGACAGGGTCGTTCCAATCCCGACAGACCGGAGTACTACCGTAACTTTGGCAGACCTGAGTCTCACCAATAAGGTCAAACGACAGGATCGTTCCGACACGGTAGACCGGAGTCCTACCGATTTCCTTTGCCAGACCGGAGTCTCGACAAAATAGACCAAACGAACGGATTCGTTTCGATCCCGACAGACCGGAGTCTTGCCGATTCCTTGCCAGGCCGGAGCCTCGACAAAATAGACTGAACGACTGGATCGTTCCAGTCCCGACAGACCGGAGTC
Coding sequences:
- the LOC120426305 gene encoding protein OPI10 homolog, producing the protein MLNALGVIVSGRLVQTDFQQITDSQFLINIPEADNVNHVVVFLTGTVPFPDGMAGAVYFSWPDPNAPPCWQLLGYISNTKPSAIFKISQLKKLDEMATNGPTNVFGTNLPISHIAQIGVSIEPEASLLQQTPATTTTDTYYQFGQKMIQNFFNFVSSFSLTQSQMVPNPSETFVPLSTVQTWFTNFERRLQQNPNFWKS